A region of Massilia sp. WG5 DNA encodes the following proteins:
- a CDS encoding MerR family transcriptional regulator, with amino-acid sequence MLKVGELAALARLTVRTLHHYDSIGLLQPSARSDAGYRLYNRDDVARLHRIQALRSLGMSLADIGLYLDSPEGSPLAVVERQLAALDRQMLEAARMRAQLQRLRTELAHGGQPDLSTWLDSLEQMSMYEKYFTQDDLARLPMYHDEAIKAQFKGLVEEARELIRTQVAPDADAARAFGRRWLEAFGRGTGGDADLAARINLMAEREKGSAGLPEDVMRYVMAVIGELKYAIWSRYLAPDVIARMRSHYASRGHEWTVLIGRVREQMRLDPDAAQPASHALGRQWMALFHDMVGTDPQAVAGFRRATEEQAMLRKGSGISDEAIAWLRKGLGRE; translated from the coding sequence ATGCTGAAAGTGGGAGAACTCGCCGCGCTTGCCAGGCTCACGGTACGCACGCTGCACCATTACGACAGCATCGGGCTGCTCCAGCCCTCGGCGCGTTCCGATGCCGGCTACCGGCTCTACAACCGCGACGACGTGGCGCGCCTGCACCGGATCCAGGCCCTGCGTTCCCTCGGCATGAGCCTGGCCGACATCGGTCTTTACCTGGACAGTCCGGAAGGCAGTCCGCTGGCCGTTGTCGAACGCCAGTTGGCGGCGCTCGACCGCCAGATGCTGGAGGCGGCGCGCATGCGCGCTCAACTGCAGCGCCTGCGCACGGAACTGGCGCATGGCGGCCAGCCGGACCTGTCCACCTGGCTGGACTCACTGGAGCAGATGAGCATGTACGAAAAATACTTCACGCAGGACGACCTGGCGCGCCTTCCGATGTACCACGACGAGGCGATCAAGGCGCAATTCAAGGGGCTGGTCGAAGAAGCCAGGGAGCTGATACGCACGCAGGTGGCGCCGGATGCGGATGCCGCCAGGGCCTTCGGACGGCGCTGGCTGGAAGCCTTCGGACGCGGCACCGGCGGCGACGCCGACCTCGCGGCGCGCATCAACCTGATGGCGGAGCGCGAAAAAGGGTCGGCAGGCCTGCCCGAGGACGTCATGCGCTACGTGATGGCGGTGATCGGCGAGCTGAAATACGCGATCTGGTCGCGCTACCTGGCCCCGGACGTGATCGCGCGCATGCGCAGTCACTATGCGTCCCGCGGCCACGAGTGGACCGTCCTGATCGGCCGGGTGCGCGAACAGATGCGACTCGATCCGGACGCCGCGCAGCCTGCCTCCCATGCCCTGGGCCGCCAGTGGATGGCGCTGTTCCATGACATGGTCGGCACCGACCCGCAAGCGGTTGCGGGCTTTCGCCGCGCGACCGAGGAACAGGCGATGCTGCGCAAGGGGTCGGGGATCAGCGATGAGGCGATCGCGTGGTTGCGCAAGGGTTTAGGGCGCGAGTAA
- a CDS encoding CPBP family intramembrane glutamic endopeptidase has product MQTLSDGAIPRPASSRLLLVAAVLFFFYQMPEGVGNAYLLALFPFVAWWGSRALGFSGMRAWYLDARPGWLRLLVLGLVLAITAKFAAVAIGTRTGVYTFAWADAPRGAALAAALGFTAFSTFIASSAEDIVTRGFVMRAFPALGRHWSFIVVSAALFVLNHIYRLNKGPVEWLTIFCFGLAYAAALYRARTLWAAVGLHWGWNLANGLLDIFSRSDLAQPAVAPFYSCAAHLVLLACALVFMRPSAAHAGSASPRATA; this is encoded by the coding sequence ATGCAAACCCTGAGCGATGGCGCCATCCCGCGGCCGGCCTCGTCCCGGCTGCTGCTGGTGGCCGCCGTGCTGTTCTTCTTCTACCAGATGCCCGAGGGCGTCGGAAACGCCTACCTGCTGGCGCTGTTCCCGTTCGTTGCGTGGTGGGGATCGCGCGCGCTGGGCTTCAGCGGCATGCGCGCCTGGTACCTGGATGCACGGCCGGGCTGGCTGCGGCTCCTGGTGCTGGGGCTCGTGCTGGCGATCACGGCCAAGTTCGCGGCGGTCGCCATCGGGACGCGCACCGGCGTTTATACCTTCGCCTGGGCAGATGCGCCGCGCGGCGCGGCGCTGGCAGCCGCGCTGGGCTTCACCGCTTTCTCCACCTTCATCGCGTCCTCGGCCGAGGACATCGTCACGCGCGGCTTCGTGATGCGGGCCTTCCCGGCGCTCGGCAGGCACTGGAGCTTCATCGTGGTCTCGGCCGCGCTGTTCGTGCTGAACCATATCTACCGCCTGAACAAGGGGCCGGTCGAATGGCTGACGATCTTCTGCTTCGGCCTTGCCTATGCGGCGGCGCTGTACCGCGCACGCACGCTGTGGGCGGCGGTGGGCCTGCACTGGGGCTGGAATCTCGCCAACGGCCTGCTCGACATCTTTTCCCGCTCGGACCTCGCGCAGCCCGCGGTGGCGCCGTTCTATTCCTGCGCCGCCCACCTCGTGCTGCTGGCCTGCGCCCTGGTCTTCATGCGCCCCTCTGCGGCGCATGCCGGAAGCGCTTCTCCTCGTGCCACAGCGTGA
- a CDS encoding AI-2E family transporter: MTETQRSVLSACFSLAIILFALFVTQRFVLPLLWAAILCIATWPLYRRVLRLLGKREILAAALTTVIAALVFITPLALGLAQAAHQAPALAQLVASANTEGLAAPAWLLRIPMAGDAIYNWWQATLGQPHGLAHLLQDSSVGHMQSASEVLKRVGSGTLHRLIDIAFAFLCLFFFYKDGRALQGQLEAIGAHLIGAQRWALYSLKVPTAVRATVNGLVLVGLAEGVLLGIGYQFAGVPSAVLWAAATGVLAIIPFGAPLAFGAVAALLVYQGNTAAAAAIVALGMVVLFVADHFVRPTIIGNATKLPFLAVLLGILGGVETLGLIGLFVGPVVMTLFVTLWHEEKRFRHAPQRGA, translated from the coding sequence ATGACAGAAACCCAACGCAGCGTCCTGAGCGCCTGTTTTTCGCTGGCGATCATCCTGTTCGCCCTGTTCGTCACCCAGCGCTTCGTGCTGCCCCTGCTGTGGGCGGCGATCCTGTGCATCGCCACCTGGCCGCTGTACCGGCGCGTGCTGCGACTGCTGGGCAAGCGTGAGATCCTGGCGGCGGCCCTGACGACCGTCATTGCCGCGCTGGTGTTCATCACGCCGCTGGCGCTGGGCCTGGCCCAGGCCGCGCACCAGGCGCCGGCGCTGGCGCAGCTGGTCGCCAGCGCGAATACCGAGGGCCTGGCGGCGCCGGCCTGGCTGCTGCGGATCCCGATGGCGGGCGACGCCATCTACAACTGGTGGCAGGCCACGCTGGGACAGCCGCACGGCCTGGCGCACCTGCTGCAGGACAGCTCGGTGGGCCACATGCAGTCGGCCAGCGAAGTACTCAAGCGCGTCGGCAGCGGCACCCTGCACCGCCTGATCGATATCGCCTTCGCCTTCCTCTGCCTGTTCTTCTTCTACAAGGACGGCCGCGCGCTGCAGGGGCAGCTTGAGGCCATCGGCGCGCACCTGATCGGCGCCCAGCGCTGGGCCCTGTACTCGCTGAAGGTACCGACCGCGGTGCGCGCCACCGTCAACGGCCTGGTGCTGGTCGGCCTGGCCGAGGGCGTCCTGCTGGGCATCGGCTACCAGTTCGCGGGCGTGCCCTCGGCGGTGCTGTGGGCGGCCGCCACCGGCGTGCTGGCCATCATCCCCTTCGGCGCGCCGCTGGCCTTCGGCGCCGTCGCCGCCCTCCTCGTCTACCAGGGCAACACGGCTGCCGCCGCCGCCATCGTCGCCCTGGGCATGGTGGTACTGTTCGTGGCCGACCACTTCGTGCGCCCGACCATCATCGGCAACGCCACCAAGCTGCCCTTCCTCGCCGTCCTGCTTGGCATCCTGGGCGGGGTCGAGACCCTGGGCCTGATCGGCCTGTTCGTCGGGCCGGTGGTGATGACGCTGTTCGTCACGCTGTGGCACGAGGAGAAGCGCTTCCGGCATGCGCCGCAGAGGGGCGCATGA
- the argJ gene encoding bifunctional glutamate N-acetyltransferase/amino-acid acetyltransferase ArgJ: MAVNSPLPVAAELKPVNGLEIGFAEAGIKKPNRKDVLLMKLPDGATVAGVFTKNRFCAAPVQVSKANLAAVANGGKPIRALVVNTGNANAATGEQGLQSARTTCEEVARLLGIDAQQVLPFSTGVILEQLPVQKIVAALPAAVSNLKQDNWFNAAEAIMTTDTQPKAASLTTSIGGHTVTLTGISKGAGMIKPNMATMLGYLAFDARVAQPVLDELVRYAADRSFNCITIDGDTSTNDSFILMATGAGSLVVDSVDSPDYIALRDALTGISTHLAQQIIRDGEGATKFITITVDQGRDMEECRKIAYSIAHSPLVKTAFFASDPNLGRILAAIGYAGVDDLDTTKLDLYLDDVLVAKAGGRNPDYKEEDGQRVMKKAEILVRVELGRGDAAATVWTCDLSHDYVSINADYRS; the protein is encoded by the coding sequence ATGGCCGTCAATTCCCCTCTGCCCGTCGCCGCCGAACTGAAGCCCGTGAATGGCCTCGAGATCGGCTTTGCCGAAGCCGGTATCAAGAAGCCGAACCGCAAGGACGTGCTGCTGATGAAACTGCCGGATGGCGCCACCGTCGCCGGCGTGTTCACCAAGAACCGCTTCTGCGCCGCGCCGGTCCAGGTGAGCAAGGCCAACCTGGCGGCCGTCGCCAACGGCGGCAAGCCGATCCGCGCGCTGGTGGTCAACACCGGCAACGCCAACGCCGCCACCGGCGAACAGGGCCTGCAAAGCGCCAGGACCACCTGTGAGGAAGTGGCGCGCCTGCTCGGCATCGACGCGCAGCAAGTGCTGCCGTTCTCGACCGGCGTGATCCTGGAGCAGCTGCCGGTGCAGAAGATCGTCGCCGCGCTGCCGGCCGCCGTGTCGAACCTGAAGCAGGACAACTGGTTCAATGCGGCCGAAGCCATCATGACCACCGACACCCAGCCGAAGGCGGCCTCGCTCACCACCAGCATCGGCGGCCACACCGTCACGCTGACCGGCATCAGCAAGGGCGCCGGCATGATCAAGCCGAACATGGCGACCATGCTGGGCTACCTGGCCTTCGACGCCAGGGTCGCCCAGCCGGTGCTGGACGAACTGGTGCGCTACGCCGCCGACCGCTCCTTCAACTGCATCACCATCGACGGCGACACCTCGACCAACGATTCCTTCATCCTGATGGCGACCGGCGCCGGCTCGCTGGTCGTCGATTCGGTCGACAGCCCGGACTACATCGCCCTGCGCGACGCCCTCACCGGCATCTCGACCCACCTGGCCCAGCAGATCATCCGCGACGGCGAAGGCGCGACCAAGTTCATCACCATCACGGTGGATCAGGGCCGCGACATGGAAGAGTGCCGCAAGATCGCCTACTCGATCGCCCACTCGCCGCTGGTGAAGACCGCCTTCTTCGCCTCCGACCCGAACCTGGGCCGCATCCTGGCCGCGATCGGCTATGCCGGCGTGGACGACCTCGACACCACCAAGCTGGATCTCTACCTGGACGACGTGCTGGTGGCGAAGGCCGGCGGCCGCAACCCGGACTACAAGGAAGAGGACGGCCAGCGCGTGATGAAGAAGGCGGAGATCCTGGTGCGCGTGGAACTGGGCCGCGGCGACGCTGCCGCCACGGTCTGGACCTGCGACCTGTCGCACGACTACGTCTCGATCAACGCTGACTATCGCTCGTAA
- a CDS encoding ATP-binding protein, translated as MNQLDQFLHRAENLLARLEAMLPPAVPREPEWGRSFAFRWRKRPGSGPNGQKYLQPVLHASTISLDDLQHVGRQKEEIEQNTRQFVARRPANNVLLTGARGTGKSSLIKACLNGFAGQGLRLIEVDKADLADLPDIVDLVAGRPERFVIFCDDLSFEEGEAGYKALKVALDGSVAAQSDNVLIYATSNRRHLMPEKMSDNAGYSHGDDGDLHPGETVEEKISLSERFGLWLSFYPFKQDDYLDIVGHWLASFGCTPQQIEAARPDALRWALQRGSRSGRVAWQFAKDYAGKLEGSAGV; from the coding sequence ATGAACCAGCTGGATCAATTTCTCCATCGCGCCGAAAACCTGCTGGCACGGCTGGAGGCCATGCTCCCGCCGGCCGTGCCGCGCGAGCCGGAGTGGGGGCGCAGCTTCGCCTTCCGCTGGCGCAAGCGCCCCGGTTCCGGCCCCAACGGCCAGAAGTACCTGCAGCCGGTGCTGCACGCCTCGACCATCTCGCTGGACGACCTGCAGCACGTCGGCCGCCAGAAAGAGGAAATCGAACAGAACACCCGCCAGTTCGTGGCGCGCCGGCCGGCCAACAACGTGCTGCTGACCGGCGCGCGCGGCACGGGCAAATCGTCCCTGATCAAGGCCTGCCTGAACGGCTTCGCCGGCCAGGGCCTGCGCCTGATCGAGGTCGACAAGGCCGACCTGGCCGACCTGCCGGACATCGTCGACCTGGTGGCCGGCCGTCCGGAGCGCTTCGTGATCTTCTGCGACGATCTCAGTTTCGAAGAGGGCGAAGCCGGCTACAAGGCGCTGAAGGTGGCGCTGGACGGCAGCGTGGCCGCGCAGTCGGACAATGTGCTGATCTACGCGACCTCGAACCGGCGCCACCTGATGCCGGAGAAAATGTCGGACAACGCCGGCTACAGCCACGGCGACGACGGCGACCTGCATCCCGGCGAAACGGTCGAGGAAAAGATCTCGCTGTCCGAGCGCTTCGGCCTGTGGCTGTCCTTCTATCCCTTCAAGCAGGACGACTACCTGGACATCGTCGGCCACTGGCTGGCGAGCTTCGGCTGTACGCCGCAACAGATCGAGGCGGCGCGTCCGGATGCGCTGCGCTGGGCCCTGCAGCGCGGCTCGCGCTCGGGCCGGGTGGCCTGGCAGTTCGCCAAAGACTACGCGGGCAAGCTGGAAGGGAGCGCGGGTGTCTGA
- a CDS encoding NUDIX domain-containing protein, producing the protein MSEAVQKPIDVAVGILMRENGDVLLGQRPEGKPYAGYWEFPGGKVEPGEDIFHALQREFVEELGVHVVSAEPWCCVEHVYEHAHVRLYFYISREWLGEPQSLEGQAFAWQGGYSVSPLLPATIPLLEWLDKLRYKN; encoded by the coding sequence GTGTCTGAAGCGGTGCAAAAGCCGATCGACGTCGCGGTCGGCATCCTGATGCGCGAGAACGGCGACGTCCTGCTGGGCCAGCGTCCGGAAGGCAAACCCTATGCCGGCTACTGGGAATTCCCGGGCGGGAAAGTCGAGCCGGGCGAGGACATCTTCCACGCCCTGCAGCGCGAGTTCGTCGAGGAACTGGGCGTGCATGTCGTCAGCGCCGAACCCTGGTGCTGCGTCGAGCACGTCTACGAGCACGCCCACGTGCGCCTGTACTTCTACATCAGCCGCGAGTGGCTAGGCGAGCCGCAAAGCCTGGAAGGGCAGGCCTTTGCGTGGCAGGGCGGCTACTCCGTGAGCCCGCTGTTGCCGGCGACGATTCCCTTGCTGGAGTGGCTGGACAAGCTGCGCTACAAAAATTAG
- a CDS encoding aldo/keto reductase, with protein MQKRQLGSLEVSALGLGCMGMTYGKAPPRDAMIALLRDAVERGVSFFDTAEVYGPFNNEELLGEALAPLRDRVVIATKFGFAPDPNGGKRWSGLDSRPEHIRAVLDASLKRLKTDRIDLLYQHRVDPNVPIEDVAGTVGELIKEGKVKHFGLSEAGADTIRRAHAVQKVTALQSEYSLWTREPEQEILPLLEELGIGFVPFSPLGRGFLTGKMDENTQFDSADFRNSLPRFTAEAMKANQVLVDLLGQVARQKSATPAQVALAWLLAQKPWIVPIPGTTKLQRLEENIGALALALTVEDLADIDQAASKITVQGARYPEQMERQAKG; from the coding sequence ATGCAGAAACGTCAACTAGGAAGCCTGGAAGTCTCGGCCCTCGGCCTGGGCTGCATGGGCATGACCTACGGCAAGGCGCCGCCCCGGGACGCGATGATCGCGCTGCTGCGCGACGCGGTCGAGCGCGGCGTCAGCTTTTTCGATACGGCCGAAGTGTACGGTCCCTTCAATAACGAAGAACTGCTCGGCGAGGCGCTGGCGCCGCTGCGCGACCGGGTCGTGATCGCGACCAAGTTCGGCTTCGCGCCGGACCCGAACGGCGGCAAGCGCTGGAGCGGACTGGACAGCCGTCCTGAACACATCCGCGCCGTGCTCGACGCCTCGCTGAAACGCCTCAAGACCGACAGAATCGACCTGCTCTACCAGCACCGCGTCGATCCGAACGTGCCGATCGAGGATGTGGCCGGCACCGTCGGCGAACTGATCAAGGAAGGCAAGGTCAAGCACTTCGGCCTCTCCGAAGCCGGCGCCGACACGATCCGCCGCGCGCACGCGGTGCAGAAAGTGACGGCGCTGCAGAGCGAATACTCGCTGTGGACGCGCGAGCCGGAGCAGGAAATCCTGCCGCTGCTCGAAGAACTCGGGATCGGCTTCGTGCCCTTCAGCCCGCTCGGACGCGGCTTCCTGACCGGGAAGATGGACGAAAACACGCAGTTCGACAGCGCGGACTTCCGCAACAGCCTGCCGCGCTTCACGGCCGAGGCCATGAAAGCGAACCAGGTCCTGGTCGACCTGCTGGGCCAGGTCGCGCGGCAGAAAAGCGCGACGCCGGCCCAGGTGGCGCTGGCCTGGCTGCTGGCGCAAAAGCCATGGATCGTGCCGATTCCGGGCACCACCAAGCTGCAGCGGCTGGAAGAGAACATCGGCGCGCTGGCCTTGGCGCTGACGGTCGAGGACCTGGCCGACATCGACCAGGCGGCGTCGAAGATCACGGTGCAGGGGGCGCGCTATCCGGAGCAGATGGAGCGCCAGGCCAAGGGTTGA
- a CDS encoding tautomerase family protein, producing the protein MPLVTLTVRKPKSPEFKASVLDAVHASLVSTGVPDTDKFQRVLELDAGDFRFDTGYPDVATARTEDFVLIEILWSVGRSVKVRKKLLAELMERLRAAGLDPENVMVVFKETSWENWAFAGGRLIHA; encoded by the coding sequence ATGCCGCTCGTCACCCTCACCGTCCGCAAGCCAAAAAGCCCTGAATTCAAGGCCAGCGTGCTCGATGCCGTACACGCCAGCCTGGTGTCGACCGGCGTGCCCGACACCGACAAGTTCCAGCGCGTGCTGGAACTCGATGCCGGCGACTTCCGTTTCGATACCGGCTATCCCGACGTCGCCACCGCGCGCACGGAGGACTTCGTGCTGATCGAGATCCTGTGGTCGGTGGGCCGCAGCGTGAAGGTCAGGAAGAAGCTGCTGGCCGAGCTGATGGAGCGCCTGCGCGCGGCCGGGCTGGACCCGGAAAACGTGATGGTGGTGTTCAAGGAAACCAGCTGGGAAAACTGGGCCTTCGCCGGCGGCAGGTTGATTCATGCCTGA
- the yacG gene encoding DNA gyrase inhibitor YacG, whose amino-acid sequence MTVVSCPTCGKKVEWTPANKYRPFCSDRCKQIDLGAWAEEKYTIPGATPEDNQDDPLAEQ is encoded by the coding sequence ATGACTGTCGTTTCCTGTCCCACCTGCGGCAAGAAGGTCGAATGGACGCCGGCGAACAAGTATCGCCCGTTCTGCTCCGATCGCTGCAAACAGATCGACCTCGGCGCCTGGGCCGAGGAAAAATACACGATCCCGGGCGCCACGCCCGAGGATAACCAGGACGATCCGCTGGCCGAACAGTAA
- the zapD gene encoding cell division protein ZapD — MIVYEYPFNERIRTLLRLEDLYEKFKFFVNQEHPLQHHVALATIFDMLEVAGRADLKSDLLQELERQKQSLLSYRSNPAVAADALDAVLAELDTVSNALVNAQGKTGQNVRDNEWLMSIRGRTVMPGGACEFDLPSYYAWQQRPAEQRFADISAWFAPLAPLFDALALVLRLLRDSGGPVKMIAVAGSYQQMLQGKVYQMLRLSIDESLGAIPEISANKYMLWVRFTTQGGDLKPKPLEDDVPFELTLCNF; from the coding sequence TTGATCGTCTACGAATACCCGTTCAACGAGCGGATTCGCACGTTGTTGCGGCTCGAGGACCTGTACGAGAAATTCAAGTTCTTTGTGAATCAGGAACATCCTCTGCAGCATCACGTCGCGCTCGCGACGATCTTCGACATGCTGGAAGTAGCAGGCCGCGCCGACCTCAAGTCCGACCTGCTGCAGGAACTCGAACGCCAGAAGCAGAGCCTGCTGAGCTACCGCAGCAATCCGGCCGTCGCCGCCGACGCGCTGGACGCCGTGCTGGCCGAGCTCGACACTGTCAGCAATGCCCTCGTCAACGCCCAGGGCAAGACCGGCCAGAACGTGCGCGACAACGAATGGCTGATGAGCATCCGCGGCCGCACCGTGATGCCGGGCGGCGCCTGCGAATTCGACCTGCCCTCCTACTACGCCTGGCAGCAGCGTCCCGCCGAGCAGCGCTTCGCCGACATCTCGGCCTGGTTCGCGCCGCTCGCCCCGCTGTTCGATGCCCTGGCCCTGGTGCTGCGCCTGCTGCGCGATTCCGGCGGCCCGGTCAAGATGATCGCCGTGGCCGGTAGCTACCAGCAGATGCTGCAGGGCAAGGTCTACCAGATGCTGCGCCTGTCGATCGACGAGAGCCTGGGCGCCATCCCGGAAATCTCGGCCAACAAGTACATGCTGTGGGTGCGTTTCACGACGCAAGGCGGGGACCTGAAACCCAAACCGCTCGAAGACGATGTACCATTCGAGCTCACCCTCTGCAACTTCTGA
- the coaE gene encoding dephospho-CoA kinase (Dephospho-CoA kinase (CoaE) performs the final step in coenzyme A biosynthesis.), with translation MDNQDNPQVFQRFAVGLTGGIGCGKTTVADLFAARGASVVDTDQIAHLLTAPHGAAMPALVEEFGPGFATPEGALDRAKMRALVFSDPGARVRLEAILHPKIREATAAAALLASGPYVIFVVPLLIESGSWRQRVARVLAIDCPEEVQVARVMARNGLQEAQVRAIMAAQVTRAQRQAAADDIILNDDGLEQLVPQVDRLHAFYLAEAGKLAAAPNERL, from the coding sequence ATGGATAATCAAGACAACCCGCAGGTTTTCCAGCGATTCGCCGTCGGCCTGACCGGCGGCATCGGTTGCGGCAAGACCACCGTCGCCGACCTGTTCGCGGCGCGCGGCGCCTCGGTCGTCGATACCGACCAGATCGCCCACCTCCTCACCGCCCCGCACGGCGCCGCGATGCCTGCGCTGGTCGAGGAATTCGGCCCCGGATTCGCCACGCCCGAGGGTGCGCTGGACCGCGCGAAGATGCGCGCCCTGGTGTTTTCCGACCCGGGCGCGCGGGTCCGCCTGGAAGCCATCCTGCACCCGAAAATACGCGAGGCCACCGCTGCCGCCGCGCTGCTGGCCAGCGGTCCCTATGTAATCTTCGTGGTCCCGCTGCTGATCGAATCCGGCAGCTGGCGCCAGCGCGTGGCGCGGGTGCTGGCGATCGATTGTCCGGAAGAAGTGCAGGTGGCGCGCGTAATGGCGCGTAATGGCCTGCAGGAAGCCCAAGTCCGCGCCATCATGGCCGCCCAGGTCACGCGCGCACAGCGCCAGGCCGCCGCCGACGACATCATCCTCAACGACGACGGCCTGGAGCAACTCGTGCCGCAAGTGGACAGGCTGCACGCGTTTTATCTGGCCGAAGCAGGAAAATTGGCGGCCGCGCCGAACGAGCGTTTGTAA
- a CDS encoding A24 family peptidase, whose amino-acid sequence MQPDTLLFAAPASLIPAIAAAIFGLLIGSFLNVVVHRLPIMRQREIDNYIADKEGKPLPFPDRYNLMVPRSACPHCGHQITALENIPILSWLFLRGKCSNCKAPISARYPIVEAVSGILSGLLVWHFGSGWVGLAALVFTYLLISMTLIDVDHKELPDDLTYPLLWLGLLINLDGNFVPLREAVLGAVAGYLALWAVARAYELVRGQIGMGEGDFKLLAALGAWFGWKMLLTIIVLSSFVGAAVGLTMIAIGKTKKGQHIPFGPYLAGAGMIALFYGPELTRLALGMAQP is encoded by the coding sequence ATGCAACCGGACACCCTCCTCTTCGCCGCCCCCGCCAGCCTGATCCCGGCCATCGCGGCCGCCATCTTCGGCCTGCTGATCGGCAGCTTCCTGAACGTGGTCGTGCACCGCCTGCCGATCATGCGCCAGCGCGAGATCGACAACTACATCGCGGACAAGGAAGGCAAGCCGCTGCCTTTCCCGGATCGCTACAACCTGATGGTGCCGCGCTCAGCCTGCCCGCACTGCGGCCACCAGATCACGGCGCTGGAAAACATCCCCATCCTCAGCTGGCTGTTCTTGCGCGGCAAGTGCAGCAATTGCAAGGCGCCGATCTCGGCCCGCTATCCAATCGTCGAGGCGGTCAGCGGCATCCTGTCGGGCCTGCTGGTCTGGCATTTCGGCAGCGGCTGGGTCGGCCTGGCGGCGCTGGTGTTCACCTATCTGCTGATCTCGATGACCCTGATCGACGTCGACCACAAGGAGCTGCCGGACGACCTCACCTATCCGCTGCTGTGGCTGGGCCTGCTGATCAACCTGGACGGCAACTTCGTGCCGCTGCGCGAGGCGGTGCTCGGCGCCGTCGCCGGCTACCTGGCCCTGTGGGCCGTCGCGCGCGCCTACGAACTGGTGCGCGGCCAGATCGGCATGGGCGAAGGCGACTTCAAGCTGCTGGCCGCGCTCGGCGCCTGGTTCGGCTGGAAAATGCTGCTGACGATCATCGTGCTGTCGTCCTTCGTCGGCGCCGCCGTCGGCCTGACCATGATTGCGATCGGCAAGACCAAGAAGGGCCAGCACATCCCGTTCGGCCCCTATCTGGCCGGCGCTGGTATGATCGCCCTCTTCTACGGCCCCGAACTCACCCGCCTGGCACTGGGAATGGCGCAGCCTTGA
- a CDS encoding SGNH hydrolase domain-containing protein has product MMTGPPRLAAKPPSTRGRKQSSSEGPIPTQSRHSRLRVLREQGRHCTEACLESRSGRLRRRRRVLRHFRLPGFRDPAVPRRVPAAGQAGGGDKECRAMIDGRLMYRDSNHLSYDGDVRVGERFARWLSR; this is encoded by the coding sequence ATGATGACCGGACCGCCACGACTTGCGGCGAAGCCGCCTTCTACACGTGGCCGAAAGCAGTCTAGCAGCGAAGGGCCGATACCGACCCAGAGCCGGCACAGCAGGCTCAGAGTCCTTCGCGAACAAGGCCGACACTGCACAGAAGCTTGTCTAGAAAGTCGATCCGGGCGGCTTCGTCGGCGTCGACGTGTTCTGCGTCATTTCCGGCTTCCTGGTTTCCGGGATCCTGCTGTTCCCCGACGAGTACCAGCAGCTGGGCAAGCAGGTGGCGGCGACAAGGAATGCCGCGCGATGATCGACGGCCGCCTGATGTACCGGGACAGTAACCACCTCAGCTACGACGGCGATGTGCGGGTCGGCGAACGCTTCGCCCGCTGGCTGTCACGCTAG
- a CDS encoding putative quinol monooxygenase — protein sequence MVKLALFVRLEAKPGKEKDVENFLLSGLPLVQAEPATTAWFGIRLGPSTFGIFDAFPDEAGRQAHLSGKVAAALMEKAGDLFAKPPSIEKVDVLAVKLPG from the coding sequence ATGGTCAAACTCGCGTTGTTCGTTCGTCTGGAAGCCAAGCCGGGTAAGGAGAAAGACGTAGAGAACTTTCTGTTAAGTGGTCTTCCCCTCGTTCAGGCAGAGCCAGCTACCACAGCCTGGTTCGGCATTCGCCTGGGGCCGTCGACCTTTGGCATCTTTGACGCGTTTCCAGATGAGGCTGGGCGGCAAGCGCATCTTTCCGGCAAAGTCGCAGCCGCGCTCATGGAAAAAGCGGGTGACTTATTCGCCAAGCCGCCATCAATCGAAAAGGTTGACGTTCTTGCGGTAAAGCTGCCGGGCTGA